CATGGCTCTCCACCGTAATGAGAAAAGGAAGGCCAATCGCGGTGCTGACACACACCATTCCCAGAATAGAGCCCGCGCCGAAAATCAAGATATACAAAAGGCCCCAGAGAGGTGTGGGGATGGTGGCAAGCACCAAGAGCATCAAGGCGGCGCTCCCCGCCATGCCGTGGACCATGCCCACGAGAAGGGATCTCCCGTGGTGGGCCGACCAGTGTTCGTGGTCATGATCCTCCCCGCCCGCATGTGAGTGGAAATGGAGGTGAGTGACACCGTCGTGTTGGTGAGCGTGGGCGTGAACCTTGCCGGTGATGTAGCCCTTGACGACGGAGACGCCGAGGGCCACAAGGACCACCCCCACGGCGAATTCCATGTAGAGGGCGATGTACTGTGGGATAGTGATCTTGAACACGATGACGAGGAGCCCTACAAGGAAGAGGGCCGTGGTGTGACCCAGGCCCCAGAAGACCCCAGCGGTGGAGGCCCGCCGCAGGGTGCGGTGCTGGCTGACGAGGGTCGAGACAGCGATTACGTGGTCGGCCTCGAGGGCATGGACAAGGCCCAAGAGGAAACCCATCGACAAGGTCGTTAGCAGGGTCGGACCCACGTTTTCTCCTTCAGCCGAATCGGCCTTTAGAAAAGATAGTACCGCTGGGCCATGGGAAGCACCTTTGCGGGCTCGCAGGTCAGCAGCTCTCCGTCGGCCCTCACCTCGTATGTTTCGGGGTCCACCTCTATGTGGGGGGTGGCGGTGTTGTGGATCATATCAGCCTTGCCGAGGCTCCTGCAGTTCTTCACGGCGATGACCCGCTTCTCTAGTCCCAGCGTTTTGTGGACCTCTCTATCGTAAGCCGCTTGCGAGACGAAGCTCACGGAAAGGGCGTTTTTGGCCCGCCCAAAACCACCCCACATGTAACGTGCCATCACTGGCTGCGGTGTGGGGAGGGTGGAACCGGGGTCTCCCATGGCGGCAAGGGCGATCAGGCCTCCCTTGATTACCATCTCTGGCTTGACCCCGAAGAACTTCGGCTTCCAAAGGACGATGTCCGCCAGCTTGCCCACCTCGAGGGACCCAATGTGGTCGGGCATCCCGTGGGCTATAGCGACGTTGATGGTGTACTTGGCAACGTACCGCTTCGCGCGGACGTTGTCATTGTCCCCCCGCTCCTCGGGCAGTCGCCCCCGCTGTTGCTTCATCTTGTCGGCCATCTGCCAGCTACGCAGGATGTTCTCGCTCACCCGTCCCATGGCCTGCGAGTCAGACCCCACCATGCTGATGGCGCCCATGTCGTGGAGGATGTCCTCGGCGGCCATGGTCTCGCCGCGGATGCGCGCTTCAGACTGGGCGACGTCTTCGGGGATGCGCTTGTCCAGATGGTGGCAGACCATGAGCATGTCGAGGTGCTCCTCTACGGTGTTGACGGTGTAGGGGAGGGTGGGATTGGTGGAGGAGGTCAGGACGTTGGGATGAGAGACGATCTTTACGATGTCCGGGGCATGGCCGCCGCCCGCCCCCTCAACGTGGTAGGCGTGAATTGTCCGACCACCAATGGCATCGATGGTGTGCTCGACGAAGCCGGTTTCGTTGAGGGTATCGGTGTGGATGGTGACCTGGAAGTCGAGCTCGTCGGCCACCCGCAGGCAGCAATCGATGGCCGCCGGCGTTGTGCCCCAGTCCTCGTGCAGTTTCAGGCCCATGGCCCCGCCCTCGATCTGCTCACGGAGCGATTCGGGAAACGAGGAGTTACCCTTGCCCTGAAAGCCGAAATTCATGGGAAATTCCTCGGCCGCCTGAAGCATCCGCTGGATATTCCAGGAGCCGGGAGTGCAGGTGGTGGCATTAGTGCCTGTGGTGGGCCCGGTACCCCCACCGATCATGGTGGTAATTCCCGAGGCAAATGCTTCTATAACTTGCTGCGGGCAGATGAAGTGGACGTGGGAGTCGATTCCCCCTGCGGTCGCGATGAGGCCTTCGCCCGCCGTGGCCTCCGTGGCGGCTCCCATAATCATGTTGGGATCCACCCCGTCCATTATGTTGGGATTGCCCGCCTTACCGATGCCGGCAATCTTTCCATCCCGGATACCTATGTCGGCCTTTACGATGCCCCAGTGGTCGAGAATGACGACGTTGGTGATCACGAGGTCCAGGGCTCCAGCCTCTCTCGTGGCGTCTGGCGCCTGGCCGAGACCGTCCCGGATGTTTTTTCCCGGCCCGTATCGTGTTTCATCGCCGTAGATGGCGTAATCTTTTTCCACCTCTACAATCAGATCGGTGTCAGCGAGGCGGATTCGGTCACCGACGGTCGGGCCGAACATCCTGGCATAGCTATGCCGATCCATGGTGAAGCTCATATTATGCCCCCTTGTAACCCTGTTCTCGTGCCTTCGACAAGGCGCGGTCACGAACAGAGGCCTCCCTGACGTCGCCGTCCGTCAGGCTGTTCAAACCGTAGATTTTCTTCATGCCTGCGAGCTCCACCAGGACCACCATACGCTCTTCCCCAGGCTCGAAACGAGTGCTGGTCCCTGATGGTATGTTCAGGCGCATACCGAGGGCCTTCTCTCGATCG
The Nitrospinota bacterium genome window above contains:
- a CDS encoding urease accessory protein UreH is translated as MGPTLLTTLSMGFLLGLVHALEADHVIAVSTLVSQHRTLRRASTAGVFWGLGHTTALFLVGLLVIVFKITIPQYIALYMEFAVGVVLVALGVSVVKGYITGKVHAHAHQHDGVTHLHFHSHAGGEDHDHEHWSAHHGRSLLVGMVHGMAGSAALMLLVLATIPTPLWGLLYILIFGAGSILGMVCVSTAIGLPFLITVESHAPIHRWLRVGTGMASVAYGFFILTNVGIVQGLFRL
- the ureC gene encoding urease subunit alpha, with protein sequence MSFTMDRHSYARMFGPTVGDRIRLADTDLIVEVEKDYAIYGDETRYGPGKNIRDGLGQAPDATREAGALDLVITNVVILDHWGIVKADIGIRDGKIAGIGKAGNPNIMDGVDPNMIMGAATEATAGEGLIATAGGIDSHVHFICPQQVIEAFASGITTMIGGGTGPTTGTNATTCTPGSWNIQRMLQAAEEFPMNFGFQGKGNSSFPESLREQIEGGAMGLKLHEDWGTTPAAIDCCLRVADELDFQVTIHTDTLNETGFVEHTIDAIGGRTIHAYHVEGAGGGHAPDIVKIVSHPNVLTSSTNPTLPYTVNTVEEHLDMLMVCHHLDKRIPEDVAQSEARIRGETMAAEDILHDMGAISMVGSDSQAMGRVSENILRSWQMADKMKQQRGRLPEERGDNDNVRAKRYVAKYTINVAIAHGMPDHIGSLEVGKLADIVLWKPKFFGVKPEMVIKGGLIALAAMGDPGSTLPTPQPVMARYMWGGFGRAKNALSVSFVSQAAYDREVHKTLGLEKRVIAVKNCRSLGKADMIHNTATPHIEVDPETYEVRADGELLTCEPAKVLPMAQRYYLF
- the ureB gene encoding urease subunit beta, whose translation is MVPGEIIPADGDIVVNEGRRTEELLVANTGDRPVQIGAHFHFFEVNQALRFDREKALGMRLNIPSGTSTRFEPGEERMVVLVELAGMKKIYGLNSLTDGDVREASVRDRALSKAREQGYKGA